Proteins from a single region of Chryseobacterium sp. T16E-39:
- a CDS encoding glycosyltransferase family 32 protein translates to MSIPKQIFQTFKSKKLPLLTQWYIWRMKKKNPEYQYHFYDDNDIQKFITEEFPPRYIENYNKLTIGAAKADFFRYAILYKKGGIYLDVDSAVKKPLKYLVKDDDEAVISKERHDGLFVQWALIFNKNHPFLKKTLDLMLDNIETHRYPHNIHSTTGPTVYSNAIKQSLEENPNISHRIFNGIEFRGYLQFKYKLGKFFLYEKRAEHWKLKQTTQDIIKQNQVTLFLIMHAVIESLI, encoded by the coding sequence ATGTCCATTCCAAAACAGATCTTTCAAACGTTTAAGTCTAAAAAACTTCCGTTACTTACTCAATGGTATATTTGGCGGATGAAGAAAAAAAATCCGGAATACCAATATCATTTCTACGATGATAATGATATTCAAAAATTCATCACTGAAGAGTTCCCCCCCAGGTACATTGAAAATTACAATAAGCTCACTATTGGTGCCGCAAAAGCTGACTTTTTCAGATATGCGATCCTGTATAAAAAAGGAGGAATTTACTTAGATGTGGACAGTGCCGTTAAAAAACCTCTCAAATATTTAGTAAAAGACGATGACGAAGCGGTAATAAGTAAAGAAAGACATGATGGTCTATTTGTTCAATGGGCTCTTATATTTAATAAAAACCATCCTTTTCTGAAAAAAACACTGGATCTGATGCTTGACAATATCGAAACCCATCGATATCCCCATAACATTCACTCTACTACCGGCCCAACAGTATACAGCAATGCAATCAAGCAAAGCCTGGAAGAAAATCCCAATATATCACACCGGATATTTAACGGGATAGAATTTCGGGGATACCTGCAGTTCAAATACAAACTAGGAAAATTTTTCCTGTATGAAAAGAGAGCCGAACACTGGAAACTAAAGCAGACCACTCAGGATATTATTAAACAAAATCAGGTAACCCTATTCCTTATTATGCATGCCGTTATAGAATCTTTGATTTAG
- a CDS encoding DapH/DapD/GlmU-related protein: MINITDFIDNFFDFNSNPDLLPWDIINNLDDLLKEKFDRLGSEYEISGDVAIHKTATIEQHVIFKGRIIIGENSFIGANAYLRGPIFIGKDSKIGPGSEIKQSIIFNDTAVAHFNYIGNSILGNRINFEAGSICANHYNERKDKEISVLFNHELIKTQTHKFGSLVGDDSRIGANAVLSPGTLLPKESIVKRLELIEQVK; encoded by the coding sequence ATGATCAATATCACGGATTTCATTGATAATTTTTTTGATTTTAATTCCAACCCTGATCTTCTTCCCTGGGACATTATCAATAATCTGGATGATCTTCTGAAAGAGAAATTCGACCGTCTTGGCAGTGAGTATGAAATTTCCGGCGATGTTGCAATCCACAAAACAGCAACGATAGAACAGCATGTCATTTTCAAAGGCAGGATCATTATCGGTGAAAATTCTTTCATTGGTGCCAATGCGTATTTAAGAGGTCCTATATTTATTGGAAAAGATTCTAAAATAGGTCCCGGAAGTGAAATCAAACAAAGTATTATTTTCAATGATACCGCTGTAGCTCATTTTAATTATATAGGAAATAGTATTCTGGGAAACCGAATCAATTTTGAAGCGGGATCAATCTGTGCCAATCATTACAATGAAAGAAAAGACAAGGAAATTTCAGTTCTTTTTAATCATGAACTTATCAAAACCCAAACTCATAAATTTGGTTCTCTCGTTGGTGACGACTCACGGATAGGGGCAAATGCTGTATTGTCTCCCGGAACTTTACTCCCGAAGGAAAGTATTGTAAAAAGGCTGGAACTTATTGAGCAAGTGAAATAA